Proteins encoded in a region of the Macrobrachium rosenbergii isolate ZJJX-2024 chromosome 34, ASM4041242v1, whole genome shotgun sequence genome:
- the LOC136855987 gene encoding gastrula zinc finger protein XlCGF57.1-like, translating into MKAIRCLSERKLIRKPFVCRECGKAFSTKTHVERHVWIHTVERPYTCNDCGKSFSQKSNIKEHMRIHTGERPFTCKNCGKSFSQKGNLKTHMAIHRGERAFTCKDCGKSFSQKGNLKSHMVIHSGERAFTFKDCGTSFSQKSYLRAHTATQMGERAFTCKDCGKSFSKKSLLERHVRVHLGEKPFACKDCGKLFSQKGNLKTHIAIHTGRGAFTCKDCGKSFSQKWYLKVHMATHTGERPFTCKDCGKSFSQRSSLEHHMRVHLGEKPFACEECGKTFSWRKSLKQHFLTHTGEKSFRCADCGKSFSKKGNLKAHMATHSRERAFACKDCGKSFSQKSYLKAHMEIHMEQRPFACKDCGKSFTQNRISSSI; encoded by the coding sequence ATGAAGGCGATTCGCTGCCTGTCAGAAAGAAAGTTGATAAGGAAGCCCTTCGTGTGCAGGGAATGTGGGAAAGCCTTTTCCACAAAGACCCACGTGGAACGACACGTTTGGATCCATACCGTGGAGAGGCCATATAcgtgcaatgactgtgggaagtcgttctcccagaaatcaaATATCAAGGAACACATGCGAATCCATACAGGGGAGAGGCCCTTCACCTGCAAGAACTGTGGaaagtcgttctcccagaaaggcaatctcaagacccacatggcaatccacagGGGGGAGAGGGCCTTCacctgcaaggactgtgggaagtcattctcccagaaagGCAATCTTAAGTCCCACATGGTAATCCACAGTGGGGAGAGGGCCTTCACCTTCAAGGACTGTGGGACgtcattctcccagaaatcgTACCTCAGGGCCCACACGGCAACTCAAATGGGGGAGAGGGCCTTCacctgcaaggactgtgggaagtcgttctccaaGAAATCGCTTCTCGAGCGCCACGTGAGAGTCCATCTTGGGGAGAAGCCATTTGCTTGTAAGGACTGTGGGAAGTTGTTCTCCCAGAAAGGCAATCTCAAGACCCACATAGCGATCCACACGGGGAGAGGGGCCTTCacctgcaaggactgtgggaagtcgttctcccagaaatgGTATCTTAAGGTCCACATGGCTACCCACACAGGGGAGAGACCCTTCacctgcaaggactgtgggaagtcattctcccagagATCGTCTCTCGAGCACCATATGAGGGTCCATCTTGGGGAGAAGCCATTTGCTTGCGAAGAGTGTGGGAAAACATTTTCCTGGAGGAAGAGCCTGAAACAACATTTCTTGACTCACACAGGCGAGAAGTCCTTCAGATGCgctgactgtgggaagtcattctccaaGAAAGGCAATCTCAAGGCCCACATGGCGACCCACAGCAGGGAGAGGGCCTTCgcctgcaaggactgtgggaagtcattctcccagaaatcgTATCTCAAGGCCCACATGGAGATCCACATGGAGCAGAGGCCCTTTgcctgcaaggactgtgggaagtcgttcacCCAGAATCGCATCTCAAGCTCCATATGA